The following is a genomic window from Bacillus sp. V2I10.
TTTATTCAGCAGGTCAGCAGCGGATTTAGAATCAAGTGCGCCCGTTGGTTCATCGGCGAAAATGATGCTTGGTTCATGAATAAAGGCACGTGCTGCAGAAGTACGCTGCTTCTGTCCGCCGGAAATTTCATTCGGATACTTATCTTTTAACTCGTAGATGCCGAGCTCATTTGCTAAAGCATGAAATTTCTGGTCCGCCTCTTTTTTAGGTACCTTTGAAATGGAAAGCGGCAGCAAAATATTTTCTTTAACTGTCAGTGTGTCCAGAAGGTTATAATCCTGAAAAATAAATCCGAGATGATGCTTTCTGAATTCAGCAAGCTCCTTTTCCTTCATCCCCGTCATTTCTTTGTTTTCAATTTGGATGGTCCCCCCGCTCACTTTATCAATAGAAGACAGGACATTCAGCAGCGTTGTTTTGCCCGAGCCGGACGCACCCATAATGCTGACAAATTCACCTTTTTGTATAGTAAGGTCAATTCCTTTAAGGACTTCCTGTTTATTCAATTTATTTCCGTAGCTTTTATGGAGCTTTGATGCTTCTAATATCGCCATACTCGCTTCCTCCTCTTAATTCGATATCTTAATTATAAAAAGAAGAAAGAGCCTTTTCCTTTTATTGTGCGAACAAAAAAGAAAAGCATGTGACATTCTTGTCACACGCTAATGACGGCTGCAAAGTCATTTCTTTTTGGGAAAGTTAACGTAAATGCTGTTTCTGTGTGGATAATAGACTGTGCGTGAATATCAATCAGCAGCGGTATAGCTGCTTTTTTAGCGAGATACAGCCCCATCCCTGTAGCAGCATGATCATGATGGTTTATGGTCGATGTGAAGCCTTTATCGAATATGCGGGGCAGGTCCTTTGGATCAATACCCCGGCCAAAGTCTTTCACCTGAACGCTTATTTGATCATCCTGCTTCCAGCTTTTTATGATAATGTTAGACCCCTCGCTGTATTTCACTGCATTCGTTAAGATTTGTCTAATAATAAAGGCAAGCCATTTTGCATCACTAAGAACTTTCTTTTGATCAAACTGAATGTCAAAACCAATCCCTTTTTGAATACACCATGCCTGAAGTGTTTTAATTTCACTGAAAATCACGCTTTCCAAATCAACCGTTTCAATATATAAATCATTTTCAATAAAAGGAATCCGTTTTTGATGCAGCTGCTGATCAAGCAAAAGGTGAATCCGCAGCCACTCATACGTCAAATGAGTTTTCATCACATCGTCTTCCATGCGTTCGATCATTAAATGCATGGCAGTGAGAGGAGTCTTCACTTCATGAATCCACGATAACAGTTCATCTTTTTCCTGTTCAAGCGAAATTCTGTTGTGCAAAGCATCTGTTTTCAGGGCCTGTGCCTGTTCGCTGAGCGTCTTTTCAACCAATTGTTCAAACGGGCTTTCCGGAGCTGGAATGCTTGATATATCAAGGTTGTTTTCCCGATCTTCCAGACTTTTAAAAAAGGCAGTTTCTTTGTTGTACCGAACGGCTAAGAAGACAATAAACGAGATCATGGAAAGAAAAACAATATACAGGACTGACTGTACTGGAATGGCTGAGTCAATGAAAGCGATAAAGAGAATAAAAAAATGAATCATAATAAAGAATAGAATCCAGCTGCGGCGCTCTTTTAAGAAACGGAGAATCATACCATTTCCTCTTCTGCCGCAAGATATCCCTGGCCTACTTTTGTCTCAATAAATTGACCAAGACCAATTTCATCCAGCCGCTTTCGCAGGCGATTGACATTCACTGTTAACGTATTATCGCTTATGAAGCGTTTATCATCCCACAGGCTGTTCATGAGCTTGTCTCTGCTGACAATTTTGTTTTTTTGTTCAATCAAGAGTTTAAGAATGAACATTTCATTCTTTGTCAGTTCAACGGAACCGGTTTCGTTCGTAACCGTATTTCGCTCATAATCAACCGCAGCATTGCACCATGTTTTCAGACTTACTTGCTCTGTATTGTAGTTATAAACACGGCGGAGAATGGCCTGGATTTTAGCAATCAGCACATCAAAGTGAAAAGGCTTTTGGACAAAATCATCAGCACCAAGCTGCATAGACATGACCATATCAGTCGGATGATCCCGCGAGGAGAGAAAAATGATCGGCACATTCGAATGCGACCGGATCATCCGGCACCAATGAAAGCCGTCAAACTTCGGCAGCTGAATATCAATGATGACCAAATCTGGCTTTACGGCTGAGAATTCCTGCATGACTTTATTAAAATCTGTAATGCCATAGACATCATAAGACCACTGATTTAATCGTTCTTTGATTTCATTAAACAGGGTTAAATCATCTTCAATTAATAGAAGTTTAAACATGAGTTTCACCACACTATAAGGTTTCTTTTACAATTATTGTATAGGAAAACAGTTCTGTGTGCTATAGATGGTCTTAGATGTCAGAACACTTAAGTGAACGGAATATTCATACTAATCTTGACATTGATTCAATAGATTGCTATTGTAGTAAAAAAATAATTTCTTATCCAGAGAGGTGGAGGGACTGGCCCTTTGAAACCTCAGCAGCAGGTCTCTTATGATACTGTGCTAACTCCAGCGGGTGAATTGACCTGATAGATAAGCGTGCCTTTTATTTGTCAGTAACGCACTCTTTTTAAAGAGTGCGTTTTTCATTTTTTTGGATGTGAAAAAAGGGGAGTAAAAATGGAAGCTAAGCAGCAATTTCAGAGGAAAATGCAATCTCGACATTTAGTAATGTTATCTCTTGGAGGTGTAATTGGGACAGGTTTATTCTTAAGCACGGGTTATACGATTCAACAGGCTGGACCGTTTGGGACGATCCTGTCGTATCTTGTTGGTGCCCTGGTCGTTTATCTCGTTATGCTTTGTTTAGGGGAATTAGCCGTCCATATGCCGGAGACTGGCGCTTTTCATAGCTATGCCGCTAAATATATTGGTCCAGGAACAGGATATACTGTAGCCTGGCTGTATTGGCTGACTTGGACGGTTGCGTTAGGTTCGGAATTCACGGCAGCGGGGCTGCTGATGCAGAGGTGGTTTCCATCTATTAACGTCTGGATTTGGAGTGCGGTGTTTGCATTGCTAATCTTTGCATTAAATGCTGTGACGGTTAAGTTTTTCGCGGAATCTGAATTTTGGTTTGCATCGATTAAAGTCGTTGCCATAGTGATTTTTATTCTTTTGGGAGGAGCAGCAATTATTGGTTTTATTCCACTGACGGATTCCAATTCAGCTCCGTTCTTTACGAATCTCACAAGCGAAGGATTATTTCCGAATGGTGCATTTGCCGTTATTATGACGATGCTTGCTGTGAATTTTGCCTATTCGGGAACAGAATTAATAGGGGTTGCAGCTGGAGAAACAGTCAATCCGGAAAAAACGATTCCAATGGCCATTCGGACAACATTATGGAGATTGATTATCTTTTTTGTTGGAACCATTGTTGTCTTATCTGCACTGCTGCCCGCATCGGATTCAGGAGTTTTAAAAAGTCCCTTTGTTTCTGTATTTGAACGAATTGGCCTTCCCTATGCAGCAGATATCATGAATTTCGTGATCTTAACAGCTATTTTGTCTGCAGCAAACTCAGGCCTGTATGCTGCTTCTAGAATGCTCTGGTCACTTTCAGATAAGAAAACGATATCACCCATTTTTGCAAGAGTGACAAAGCGCGGTGTGCCTATATATGCAGTGATTTTCAGTATGCTGGGCGGCACCTTGGCTTTGTTCTCAAGTGTTATTGCACCAGATACCGTATATATAGTCCTTGTCTCCATTTCAGGTTTAGCCGTGGTTGCCGTATGGATGAGTATTAGCGTGTCACAGTTTTTCTTTCGCAGACAATATATTAAACAAGGACATTCGATAAAGGACCTGGTTTACCGGACACCTTTCTATCCCCTGGTACCGATTGCATCTTTTGTGCTGTGTCTGGCATCTTTGGTTGGAATCGCATTTGATCCCGCACAGCGAATTGCCCTCTATTGCGGCATTCCATTTATTTTGTTTTGCTATGGAAGCTATTATGCAACACATTTTATTAAGAAAAGAGGAGAAGGATATGCAGCAGAATCTCAATCCAATTGAAGCCATTTTACGTGACTATTCCGTCATGATCCTTGATGGGGCACTTGCTACAGAACTCGAACAGCATGGCTGTGATTTGGACGATCCCCTTTGGTCTGCCCGAATATTACTCGAAAACCCCGAAGTGATTTATCAGGTACATTCAGACTATTTCCGTGCGGGAGCGGACTGTGCTATTACGGCCAGCTATCAAGCAACAATCGATGGTTTCTTGAAGCGGGGAATCGAAGAAGAAGAAGCATTGCAGTTAATAAAGAAAACAGTGCTGATTGCAAGAAAAGCCAGAGATGATTTTTGGAAGGAAGAAATGGAAGCAATTAGACCAAAGCCGTTGGTTGCGGCATCAATTGGGCCTTATGGCGCCTATCTTGCAGACGGTTCAGAGTATACAGGCATCTATGGGGTTACGGATGAGACTTTAAAAGATTTTCATCGTCCCAGAATGTCAGCTTTGATTGAAGCAGGTGCTGAAATACTGGCATTTGAAACCATTCCTTCTCTTCAGGAAGCAAAAGTTTTAAGTGATTTATTGGATGAATTTCCCGATACATATGCTTGGCTATCCTTTTCCTTGAAAAATGAGAAAGCGATTAGTGATGGCACTTTGCTCGAGGTGTGTGCAAATACCTTCGGGGACAACGGGCAAATTGCTGCAATTGGGATCAACTGTGCACCACTGGAATTAGTGAATGAAGCCATAAAAGTGATGAGCGGGCATACAAAAAAACCAGTTATTGTTTACCCGAATTCTGGAGAAGCCTACAATCCAGCCACTAAAACATGGCATGGCCAGAAATCTTGTCTTGAACTGGATCATCTATCAGAAGACTGGTTCAAGGCAGGTGCCCGCTTAATAGGAGGATGCTGTCGAACAGCGCCTTACCATATTGAAAAGATTTCAAAAAAATGGCGGATCAGTGAAAAGATCAATTCTGAAATTTAATAGATCCAACAAAAAAGGACATCCTCATTCGGGATGTCCTTTTTCCTCCTCATCAAGCAGATGCAGAAGCATTAACTTTTGCCCATGCCGCACTTTCTTTCTTCCCGTGCAAAAAATAGTAAAGAACAGAACTGGCAAGGACTAATACACCTAAAATCACATACAAGGTACTGTATCCTGTCACCGGAATGACAAATCCAAGCAGATAAGGTCCGAACCCTAAACCTGCGTCAAGGAAGATAAAAAAAGTCGAAGTGGCGAGACCCATACGGTGAGGCGGCGTTAATTTAACAGCAATCGCCTGTGTCGTTGATTGCATGTTTCCAAATCCAAGTCCGATCAAAACACCAGAAAGCAAGAAAATGAAGCTAGTACTTGCCGTGCTCAAAAGGAACATACCTGCTCCAAATAAGAGGAAGGCAGGATACATAATGAAATTTGCCCCTTTTTTGTCCATTAATCGGCCCGTAAATGGACGTGAAGCCAAGACAGCTGCCGCATAGACGACGAAAAAGAAGCTTGCTGTGCTGACAAGATGAATGTCCTTCGCATAGAAATTAATAAAGGACAGGACACTTGAATAGCAAAACGCCGCTGCAAGTGTAATAAATGCGATCGGCAAAGCTCTTGGCTCTACAAAATTTGAAAGTCTGAATCCTCGTACTTCTGCTTTTTTTGCTGAACCATCAAGCGGGGGCACATACAAGAAAAAGGCAATGATTAAACTGATGACGCCTAATGCAACGCTGAAGGTAAAGATAGTTTGAAAGCTTGCATGCTGGCTCAAGTACAGCCCGATGAAAGGGCCGATGGCTGTTGCAAGAGTTGCACTCATACTGTAGTACCCGATGCCTTCCCCTTTTCGAGAAGCGGGAATAATCTGTGCTACTATAGTGCCTGTTGCTGTACTTGCAATACCCAGGGTAATTCCATGGACAAGACGGTTGAAAAGAAGGAAGCCAAGTCCAAACTCAAAGAAATAAAAGGCTGTTGTCAGGGTAAACAGAAAAAGCCCTGTATACAGGATCCTTTTACGGCTGAAAGTTACAATGAGCCTTCCAATTAAAAGCCGGCCAATCAGTGCGCCTATAATAAAAATCCCGGTTACAAGTCCCGCCTCACTCGTAGAGGCACTGTACTCATTCACTGCAAAAACAGCAATAGTCACCATTAATAAGTAAAAGATTAACGTTAAGAAAAAATTGATGGACGACACGACAATAAAGTCTTTCGTCCATAATTTGGATGTTGTCTGATTCACGTTTTTGCCACCTTACTCTCTAATATTGTTCCGAATATCTTTCATGATCCGGATCACCTCAAGCTGTTCTTCTTCTGAAATTCCTTTTAAAATTTCCTGTTCATAGTCATCGATTGTTACTCGAACATCCCCGTAAACCTTTCTCCCAAGATTCGTAAGCTGCATTCTCTTTTCACGCTTATCCTTGCCGGGAACATGCTCTACATATCCCAGTTCCTCAAGGCGGCTGATGGTTCTTGTAACGGTAGGCTTTTCAACACTTTGATAATCGGCAAGCTCAACAAGCGTAGCTGTCCCGTAATTCCATAAATAATGCAAAACAGACCATTGAGCTCTGTATAAATCGTGTTTGGCAAGCTCCATATTCAGTCTGTTTTCAAAAGGACGGTATAACAGCAGAAGCTGCTGAAAAAACTTTTGATATGTTTTTATAGGAAACACCTCATTAAATAAATAGTTACCCTAGATAACAGTTACTCTAGGTAACTAATATAACAAAAACAGTCCTTGTTTGTCTACCATCCGAAATCCTGAAGATGGATATTGACACAAAACGGGAATATATGTTATTTAATTAGTGGTTAGCACTCTCATGAAAAGAGTGCTAAAAAGCAGTTTGAAAGGAGAATGACAATGGAAAAAATGCAGTTCAAAGCGGAGTCTAAGAGACTATTGGAAATGATGATCAACTCAATTTACTCTCAAAAAGAAATCTTTTTAAGAGAACTGATTTCAAATGCGAGTGATGCGATTGATAAAATTTATTACAAAGCTTTAACAGACGACAGCCTATCATTTGACCAGAACCATTACTACATAAAAGTAAGGGCAGACAAGGCAAATAGAACATTAACAATCTCAGATACTGGGATTGGGATGACAAAAGAAGAACTTGAAAACAACCTTGGAATTATTGCGAAAAGCGGCTCTCATGCTTTTAAAAGTGAAAATGAGCTGAAGGATGGCCATGACATTATCGGTCAATTTGGAGTTGGTTTTTACTCAGCCTTCATGGTAGCAGACGCTATCATTGTGACAACGAAAACAATCGGCAGCGAAGATGCCTATAGATGGCATTCTGGGGGAGCAGACGGCTATACGATCGAGCTTTGTGAAAAAGAAGAGGTCGGAACGGAGATTGTTCTTAGCATCAAAGAAAACACAGAAGACGATTCGTATGATGAATATTTAGAAGAATACCGCTTAAAAGCCATCATTAAAAAATACTCTGATTTCATCCGCTACCCAATTAAGATGGATGTAACGGAGAGAAAACGCAAAGAAGACAGCGAAACAGAGTTTGAAGAGGTTCTGGAAGAACAGACGATCAACAGCATGGTTCCGATTTGGAGAAAGAATAAAAATGAGCTCACTTCGGAAGATTACGAGAATTTTTATGCAGAAAAACATTATGGATTTGATAAACCGTTAAAACATATCCATATCAGTGTGGACGGTGCCGTCAGATACAATGCAATTCTCTATATCCCTGAACAGATTCCGTATGATTACTACTCTAAAGAGTTTGAAAAGGGACTAGAGCTTTACTCTAATGGTGTGTTAATCATGGAAAAATGCTCAGACCTGCTTCCTGACTATTTCAGTTTTGTAAAAGGAATGGTAGATTCTGAGGATTTATCTCTCAACATTTCAAGAGAAATCCTCCAGCATGACCGCCAGCTAAAGCTGATTGCAAAAAATATCAAGAATAAAATTAAGAGCCAGCTGCAAAGCTTATTAAAAGATGAGAGAGAAAAGTATGAAACATTCTATAACTCTTTCGGAAGACAGCTGAAATATGGCGTTTACAGTGATTTTGGGGCAAACAAAGAAGATCTTCAGAACCTGCTCATGTTCTATTCATCAAAAGAGAAAAAGCTGATCACTCTTGATGAATATGTTTCAAGCATGCCTGAAGATCAGAAATACATCTACTATGCTGCAGGAGAAAGCTATGAACGAATTGAAAAGCTTCCGCAGACAGAGGTTGTGGCTGATAAAGGCTATGATATCTTATATTTCACGGATGAAGTGGATGAATTTGCGATCAGAATGCTGATGAATTACCAGGAAAAAGAATTCAAATCGATTTCAAGCGGAGATTTAGGCATAGAAGCAGGCGAGAATGAAAAGAGTGCAGAATCGGAAGCAAAAGAAAACAAAGAACTCTTTGAAGAGATGAAAACGATTCTTGCCGGCAAAGTGAAGGATGTAAGAATTTCAAAGCGGCTGAAGTCGCATCCAGTCTGCATCGCAACAGAAGGCGAAGTGACGACGGAAATGGAAAAGATCCTGAAGGCGATGCCGAACAACCAGAATATACAGGCTGAAAAAATTCTTGAAATTAATCGAAATCATGAAGTATTTGCTTCTTTAAAAGATTCCTTTGAAAAGGATAAAGAAAAATTAGCGCTGTATACAAACCTGTTATTTAATCAGGCGCTCCTGATCGAAGGATTGCCGATTGAAGATCCTGTAGAGTTTACGAATGATATTTGCAAAATAATGGTGTAAAAAGAAACAAACCTTAAAAGCGCGAAATAAGCAGAAAAGGGAGTCCAGAAAAACCAGGACTCCCTTTTTCTTATTTCGGATGCATCTTAAATTTTAAAAACAGCTCATTATAATAAGCCAAATTCTTTTTGCCAAGGTTCTCATACACTTCCAGTCTTTCCGTCAGCTCAGGCGGAGGATAGAAGCGCTGATCGTTTACCATTTCTTCCGGCATGTATTTTAAGGCTTCTTTGTTAGGTGTGGAGTAGCTGACATATTCGGTGTTTTCTGCGGCCACCTCAGCATCCAGCATGAAGTTGATGAACTGATGGGCAGCTTCTGCATTTTTGGCTGTTTTCGGGATAACCATGTTATCGAACCATAAGTTTGAGCCTTCCTCTGGAACTACATACTCCAGATCTTCATTTTCATACATGATCTCTGATGCAACCCCAGACCATACAAGCCCGATTGCTGCTTCCTGATTTTCCAGCAGCATCCGGCTCTCATCTCCAACAACTGCTTTGACATTTGGAGTGAGGGAATCAAGCTTTCGTTTTGCTTCCTCTAAATGATCCTTATTTGTATCGTTTAGAGAGTAGCCAAGGCTGTTTAGGCCCATTCCCATCACTTCTCTTGCCCCGTCAATCAGCAGGATCTCATTTCGCAGATCGGAATCCCAAAGGTCATTCCAGCTCGTGATTTTTTTACCGTCTATCATCGTTGGATTATAGATAATGCCGACAGTTCCCCAGAAATATGGAACGGAATATTTATTTTCAGGGTCGAATGGCAAATCCATAAACCGGTCATCAATATTTTTCAAGTTCGGAAGCTTTGAATGATCCAAAGGGATAAGCAAATCTTCTTGTCTCATTTTATCAATCATATATTCAGAAGGAACGGCTATATCATAAGTCGTTCCGCCCTGTTCAATCTTTGTCATCATCGCCTCGTTTGAATCAAAGGTCTCATAGATGACTTTAATGCCTGTTTCTTTCTCAAAGCGGTCAACCAGATCGGAATTAATGTAGTCTCCCCAGTTAAAGATCGTAAGCGTATTGCCGCTTGAGTAGCCCTGTGAAGAGTTCAGCTCTGAAACAGCATACATAAGGATGCCCGACACGAGAATAATCGCGAAGAAAACGCGGACCAGCTTCTTCATTTTCTTACCCCCCATCCGCTTTGCTTATTTCGCTGCGTGATGAAGTAGTAAACAATCACAAGCAGGACTGTGAAAAGGAAAAGCAGGGTTGATAAGGCGTTAATATTCAATGAGATTCCCCGGCGCGCAAGTGAATAGATTTCAACGGACAGCGTAGTGAATCCATTGCCGGTTACGAAAAAGGTAACAGCGAAATCATCAAGAGAGAACGTAAGAGCCATAAAAAATCCTGCAAAAATACCCGGTGTGATAAATGGCAAGGTCACTTTAGTCAGGACATTCCAGCTGCTTGCGCCAAGATCTCTTGCTGCATCAAGCAAGGTTGGACTCATCTCCATCAGTTTCGGCAGAACCATTAAGACAACAATCGGAACGCTGAATGCAATATGAGATAAGAGGACTGAATAAAATCCAAGCTTGATTCCTGCCATCGTAAACAGAATTAAAAACGAAGCGCCAATAATAACGTCAGGACTGACAATCAGCACATTATTCAATGACAACAATGTGTTTTTTGTTTGTCTGCTTTTAAAAGAATGAATGGCAAGTGCTCCAAGAACACCGATAATGGTGGAAATAAGAGCTGACAGCAAGGCGATAACGAGTGTGTTCAGCACGATGATCAGCAGCCTCGTATCTGTGAAAAGCTCCTTATACCAATCAAGCGTAAATCCTTCAAAGTTGTACATCGTACCGCCGCTGTTGAACGAATAAAACACAAGGAAGAAAATTGGCGTATATAGGATGAGAAAGATCAAAATTAAAAAGATCCTGGATAGAGGGGATATTTTCTTATCCAACTTACATACCCCGCTTTCGATTTCCGGTAAGGAAGATAATCAGAAACATAAAAATAATCAAAAAGACAGCAATGGTCGACCCCATACCCCAGTCCTGAGTCACAAGGAAATGCTGTTCAATCGCAGTTCCGAGTGTGATCACTCTGTTTCCAGCAATCAATCTTGTCAGCATGAACAGAGAAAGAGCAGGTATAAAGACAAGCTGGCATCCAGCTTTAACGCCATCAATCGTAAGCGGAAAAATGACTCTGCAAAAGGCAGTCCAGCTTGATGCCCCCAAATCACGCGCTGCATCCAGCAGGGTTGGATTTAATTCATTCAGTGAATTGAAAATAGGCAAAATCATAAATGGAATAAAGATATAAACCGATACAAAAATGAAACTGAAATCGGTGAACAATAACTGCTGCGAGCCAATGCCGATTGTTTCTAAAAAGCTGTTAGCAACACCGTACGTGCCAAAAATGCCAAGAAAAGCATAGGCTTTTAACAATAAGTTAATCCAGGAAGGGACAATAATCAGCAGCAGCCAAAGGTGCTTATGCTTTGTATAAGTCAGCAAATAAGCAGTTGGGTATGCAATAAGCAGGGAAAGAGCTGTGATCAAAAAAGCATACCAAAATGAACTCAAGGTCATTTTTATGTAGACCGGTGTGAAGAAGTTCTGGTAATTGGCAAGCGATAAATTTCCTTCAATATCAATAAAAGAATAATAAAGAACAAGAACTATCGGTGCAATAACAAAGAGAGCAATCCAAAGAGCATAGGGAATCATATACAAATTTCGGGTCAGCTTATTTTCCATGCTCTTCTCCATCTGTATAGGCTTCTAAACGTCTGTCAAATTCCTCTTCGGTCTCACCGAATCTCATTACATGTATCGCTTCGGGGTCAAAAAAAAGGCCGATCTCATCTCCGACGGTGGCTTTCTTTGTGGAATGAACGAGCCATTCGTTTCCATCCTTGTCATAGCTGCTTATTTCATAATGAACACCGCGGAACAATTGAGAATCAACACGTACCTGGAGTTTCCCGCGTTCCAAAGAAGTGATTTCTAAATCTTCAGGACGAATGACGATCTCTATAGGTTCATTTGGAGTCAGACCCTGATCGACACATTCAAATTGTCTGCCGGTGAATTCTACAAGGTAATCCTCAAGCATGGTCCCTTTTACAATATTGGATTCACCAATAAAATCAGCAACAAAGCGGTTAATAGGTTCATCATATATATCCGTTGGAGTCCCGCTTTGCTGTATTTTCCCTTTGTCCAGAACAAAAATTTCATCAGACATCGCGAGAGCTTCTTCCTGGTCGTGGGTGACAAAGATAAAGGTAATGCCCAGACGCTGCTGAAGTTCTCGCAGTTCATACTGCATTTCAGTGCGAAGCTTTAAGTCCAGGGCTGACAATGGTTCATCAAGAAGAATCACTTCCGGCTCATTGACAATCGCACGTGCAATTGCGACCCGCTGGCGCTGGCCTCCGGACATTTCCCGAATTTCCCTTTTTTCATATCCAGCAAGGTTTACAAAGCTTAAGGCTTCTCTTACTTTCAATTCAATATCCCGATTATTCATTTTTTTAATGCGCAGTCCGAATGCAACATTTTCGAAAACATTCAAATGAGGAAACAGTGCATAATCCTGAAACACCGTATTTACTTGGCGTTTGTTAGCAGGAACATCATTTATCTTTTTTCCGTTAAAAAGGATTTCTCCTTCAGACGCCTCAATAAACCCGGCAATCAGCCGAAGAATAGTTGTCTTGCCGCATCCTGAAGGGCCAAGAAGTGTATAAAATTTACCGCGCTCGATTTCAAAACTGACATGATTAAGGACAGCAGGATCATTGTCATATTGTTTCGTAACCTGCTTAAACTGAATAATTGTGTTTGTCATATCATTCTCCCTCTTGGTTTGCTCGGATTTGAACAAAGAAATATTTATAAAAAACGGTCAATTTTTCCATATTTATCATGAATAATTATACATGAAAGCGGGAAAGAAAACAGTGAAAACTAACTCCCTTTAATAGCGTAAATGAATATCAAAAACGCTTTGGATTTTCACCCAAAGCGTTTCTTATTTGTCAAATCAGTCAGCTGCATTCTCTTCAAACAATCTCGCAATCTCAACAATAACCTGTGTTGCTTTTTGCATATTATCAACTGATATATATTCGAACTTGCCGTGGAAATTCTCTCCGCCTGTAAAAATATTCGGGGTAGGAAGGCCCATATAGGAGAGCTGGGATCCATCTGTGCCGCCGCGGATCGGTTCAACAATTGGCTGAATGTCCAGGTTTTCCATCGCTTTGTATGCAATGTCAACGATCTGTTTAACAGGCTCGATTTTTTCACGCATATTGTAGTACTGATCGTTCATCTCAAGGACGATGCGTTCGCTTCCGTATTTCTCCTTCAATTCATCAACAACACCGGCCATCGTTTGTTTTTTCTGCTGGAACGCTTCCTTATCAAAATCTCTGATAATGTAGCTTAGCTTCGTTTGTTCAACATCCCCGCTGAAAGAAAGAAGATGGAAGAAGCCTTCATAGCCTTCTGTTAATTCAGGAGCTTGTTCAGCAGGCAGCTTGCTTTGCAGCTCCATTGCAATCTTAATGGAATTCACCATTTTTCCTTTAGCCGTTCCAGGGTGGATGTTGGTGCCTTTAATTGTAATGGAGGCCCCTGCCGCACTGAAGCTTTCGTACTGCAGCTCTCCGAGAGGACCGCCGTCCACTGTATAAGCGTATTTCGCATCAAAGGTAGCCACATCAAATTTATGTGGTCCGCGTCCGATTTCCTCATCAGGAGTAAAAGCCACTCTGATTTTGCCGTGCTTGATCTCAGGATGCCTGATCAAATAATCCATCGCCGTCATAATCTCAGCTATACCCGCTTTATTGTCAGCTCCTAACAGAGTGGTGCCGTCTGTTGTTATAAGGGTATGGCCTTGATAGTTTAATAAATTAGGAAAGTCTTTTGGAGACAGAGTCACTTGCTCTGCTTCATTCAGCAGGATGTTCTGTCCGTCATAGT
Proteins encoded in this region:
- a CDS encoding MarR family winged helix-turn-helix transcriptional regulator gives rise to the protein MELAKHDLYRAQWSVLHYLWNYGTATLVELADYQSVEKPTVTRTISRLEELGYVEHVPGKDKREKRMQLTNLGRKVYGDVRVTIDDYEQEILKGISEEEQLEVIRIMKDIRNNIRE
- a CDS encoding ABC transporter permease, which produces MENKLTRNLYMIPYALWIALFVIAPIVLVLYYSFIDIEGNLSLANYQNFFTPVYIKMTLSSFWYAFLITALSLLIAYPTAYLLTYTKHKHLWLLLIIVPSWINLLLKAYAFLGIFGTYGVANSFLETIGIGSQQLLFTDFSFIFVSVYIFIPFMILPIFNSLNELNPTLLDAARDLGASSWTAFCRVIFPLTIDGVKAGCQLVFIPALSLFMLTRLIAGNRVITLGTAIEQHFLVTQDWGMGSTIAVFLIIFMFLIIFLTGNRKRGM
- a CDS encoding ABC transporter permease translates to MDKKISPLSRIFLILIFLILYTPIFFLVFYSFNSGGTMYNFEGFTLDWYKELFTDTRLLIIVLNTLVIALLSALISTIIGVLGALAIHSFKSRQTKNTLLSLNNVLIVSPDVIIGASFLILFTMAGIKLGFYSVLLSHIAFSVPIVVLMVLPKLMEMSPTLLDAARDLGASSWNVLTKVTLPFITPGIFAGFFMALTFSLDDFAVTFFVTGNGFTTLSVEIYSLARRGISLNINALSTLLFLFTVLLVIVYYFITQRNKQSGWGVRK
- the htpG gene encoding molecular chaperone HtpG gives rise to the protein MEKMQFKAESKRLLEMMINSIYSQKEIFLRELISNASDAIDKIYYKALTDDSLSFDQNHYYIKVRADKANRTLTISDTGIGMTKEELENNLGIIAKSGSHAFKSENELKDGHDIIGQFGVGFYSAFMVADAIIVTTKTIGSEDAYRWHSGGADGYTIELCEKEEVGTEIVLSIKENTEDDSYDEYLEEYRLKAIIKKYSDFIRYPIKMDVTERKRKEDSETEFEEVLEEQTINSMVPIWRKNKNELTSEDYENFYAEKHYGFDKPLKHIHISVDGAVRYNAILYIPEQIPYDYYSKEFEKGLELYSNGVLIMEKCSDLLPDYFSFVKGMVDSEDLSLNISREILQHDRQLKLIAKNIKNKIKSQLQSLLKDEREKYETFYNSFGRQLKYGVYSDFGANKEDLQNLLMFYSSKEKKLITLDEYVSSMPEDQKYIYYAAGESYERIEKLPQTEVVADKGYDILYFTDEVDEFAIRMLMNYQEKEFKSISSGDLGIEAGENEKSAESEAKENKELFEEMKTILAGKVKDVRISKRLKSHPVCIATEGEVTTEMEKILKAMPNNQNIQAEKILEINRNHEVFASLKDSFEKDKEKLALYTNLLFNQALLIEGLPIEDPVEFTNDICKIMV
- a CDS encoding PotD/PotF family extracellular solute-binding protein — protein: MKKLVRVFFAIILVSGILMYAVSELNSSQGYSSGNTLTIFNWGDYINSDLVDRFEKETGIKVIYETFDSNEAMMTKIEQGGTTYDIAVPSEYMIDKMRQEDLLIPLDHSKLPNLKNIDDRFMDLPFDPENKYSVPYFWGTVGIIYNPTMIDGKKITSWNDLWDSDLRNEILLIDGAREVMGMGLNSLGYSLNDTNKDHLEEAKRKLDSLTPNVKAVVGDESRMLLENQEAAIGLVWSGVASEIMYENEDLEYVVPEEGSNLWFDNMVIPKTAKNAEAAHQFINFMLDAEVAAENTEYVSYSTPNKEALKYMPEEMVNDQRFYPPPELTERLEVYENLGKKNLAYYNELFLKFKMHPK